A window from Zavarzinia compransoris encodes these proteins:
- the tssF gene encoding type VI secretion system baseplate subunit TssF: MTDDLLPYFNRELQHIRRLAGEFAESYPKEAGRLRLSADAVADPHVERLIQAFAYLSARVRLKVDDEFPELTDSLLGVLYPHLIAPMPASAIVQFRAADDLAKQVHLPAGTELETAESLRDGECRFRTAYPVDVWPIRIEAASLTGRPISAPANPRAVGAASVLRLTLRTLTPDLSFDKLDLSRLRFFLRGTPQVANALYELLFTSTLSIAFADGVNDPNPVIVEPDAIRPVGFEPDEGLLPYPKRSFIGYRLLSEFFAMPEKFLFFDLARLERKLLLGAGDKIEIFIYLSRGLSDLERTISTDSFALGCTPIVNLFPMRAEPIRLTERHFEYRIEPDARRPRGVEIFSIDKVTLASQMGDEVEAEPFYSIQHNRPQNQTGSYWHVTRRPAAEGLNGTDMFLGLVSGTFDVNVPMDWTASLDILAFNRDLPAQLPFGTGRPRLQQTKGTPGIAAIALVTAPTPTLRPKLGKLGRWRLVSHLLLNHLSLTDTVEGADALREILKLYDLRDNRETAALIDAIAGIRSARGTARAPDGGGVAAFCRGVDIRVEFAETALGGGGGFLLGAVLDRFFGLYASINAFTRLTIAARGQDRILKQWPPRAGLKPLL; the protein is encoded by the coding sequence ATGACTGACGACCTGCTGCCCTATTTCAACCGCGAACTCCAGCACATCCGCCGCCTGGCCGGCGAATTCGCGGAAAGCTACCCGAAGGAAGCGGGGCGCCTGCGCCTGTCCGCCGATGCGGTCGCCGATCCCCATGTCGAGCGCCTGATCCAGGCCTTCGCCTATCTCTCGGCGCGGGTGCGCCTGAAGGTCGACGACGAATTCCCGGAATTGACCGACAGCCTGCTCGGCGTGCTCTATCCCCACCTGATCGCGCCCATGCCGGCCTCGGCCATCGTCCAGTTCCGCGCCGCCGACGACCTGGCGAAACAGGTGCACCTGCCCGCCGGCACGGAACTGGAAACGGCGGAGAGCCTCCGCGACGGCGAATGCCGCTTCCGGACCGCCTATCCGGTCGACGTCTGGCCGATCCGGATCGAGGCGGCGAGCCTGACCGGCCGCCCGATCAGCGCCCCGGCCAATCCGCGCGCGGTCGGCGCCGCCTCGGTGCTGCGCCTGACGCTGCGCACCCTGACGCCGGACCTCAGCTTCGACAAGCTAGACCTGTCCCGCCTGCGCTTCTTCCTGCGCGGCACGCCGCAGGTCGCCAATGCGCTCTATGAACTGCTCTTCACCTCGACCCTGTCGATCGCCTTCGCCGACGGCGTGAACGACCCGAACCCGGTGATCGTGGAACCGGATGCGATCCGCCCGGTCGGCTTCGAGCCGGACGAGGGCCTGCTGCCCTATCCCAAGCGCTCCTTCATCGGTTACCGGCTGCTGTCGGAATTCTTCGCCATGCCGGAGAAATTCCTGTTCTTCGACCTGGCCCGGCTGGAACGCAAGCTGTTGCTCGGGGCCGGCGACAAGATCGAGATCTTCATCTATCTCTCGCGCGGGCTGAGCGACCTCGAGCGGACCATCTCGACCGACAGTTTCGCCCTCGGCTGCACGCCGATCGTCAACCTGTTCCCCATGCGGGCCGAGCCGATCCGCCTGACCGAGCGGCACTTCGAATACCGGATCGAGCCCGACGCGCGCCGCCCGCGCGGGGTGGAGATCTTCTCGATCGACAAGGTCACCCTGGCCAGCCAGATGGGCGACGAGGTCGAGGCCGAGCCCTTCTATTCGATCCAGCACAATAGGCCGCAGAACCAGACCGGTTCCTATTGGCATGTCACCCGCCGCCCCGCGGCCGAGGGGCTGAACGGCACCGACATGTTCCTCGGCCTCGTCTCCGGCACCTTCGACGTCAATGTGCCGATGGACTGGACCGCCTCGCTCGACATTCTCGCCTTCAACCGCGACCTGCCGGCGCAATTGCCCTTCGGCACCGGCCGGCCGCGCCTGCAGCAGACCAAGGGCACCCCCGGCATCGCCGCCATCGCCCTGGTGACGGCACCGACGCCGACCCTGCGCCCCAAGCTCGGCAAGCTGGGGCGCTGGCGGCTGGTCTCGCACCTGCTGCTCAACCACCTGTCCCTGACCGACACCGTCGAGGGCGCGGATGCGCTGCGCGAGATCCTGAAACTCTACGATTTGCGGGACAACCGCGAGACCGCGGCCCTGATCGATGCGATCGCCGGCATCCGCTCGGCCCGCGGCACCGCCCGCGCGCCCGACGGCGGCGGCGTCGCCGCCTTCTGCCGCGGGGTCGACATCAGGGTCGAATTCGCCGAAACCGCCCTCGGCGGCGGCGGCGGCTTCCTGCTCGGGGCGGTGCTCGACCGTTTCTTCGGGCTCTATGCCTCGATCAATGCCTTCACGCGCCTGACCATCGCGGCCAGGGGCCAAGACCGGATTCTGAAGCAATGGCCACCGCGCGCGGGACTGAAACCGCTGCTCTGA
- the tssG gene encoding type VI secretion system baseplate subunit TssG, with the protein MATARGTETAALIAALKASPEEFSLVQAVRVLERAARRAKAEDPRLADPTPIGQDGDPRLEPVRFKGAVGVAFPSGDLAAYADGLPPRLSVEAMTLDGVAGALPPAYAEIAIQTERGRQHGYHAFLDMFLHRFVSHFVQASRKYRLPLAFEAAADDQFSAALAGLIGLGTPYLDDRLAVPDDVLLHHAGLLSRRQMPLVALAAMLGNVFGTEIEIIPFIRNIIPIPPAEQSRLPDTAFPDGRFCRLGVDAVAGARVVDVQGRFRIRIGPLDYAGFRSWLPDQPKVKALADLTRIAVGPDFGFELQLSLRRDQVPAPRLGGDGTTQSHLGWNLWMSDRPFDHDPDDAIFDLDAV; encoded by the coding sequence ATGGCCACCGCGCGCGGGACTGAAACCGCTGCTCTGATCGCGGCGCTGAAAGCGTCGCCGGAAGAGTTTTCGCTGGTGCAGGCGGTGCGCGTCCTCGAACGCGCCGCCCGCCGGGCGAAGGCGGAAGACCCGCGCCTGGCCGATCCCACCCCGATCGGCCAGGACGGCGACCCGCGCCTCGAACCGGTGCGCTTCAAGGGCGCGGTCGGCGTCGCCTTCCCCTCGGGCGATCTCGCCGCCTATGCCGACGGCCTGCCGCCCCGCCTGTCCGTCGAAGCCATGACCCTCGACGGCGTGGCCGGCGCCCTGCCGCCCGCCTATGCCGAAATCGCGATCCAGACCGAGCGCGGCCGCCAGCACGGCTATCACGCCTTCCTCGACATGTTCCTGCACCGCTTCGTCTCGCATTTCGTGCAGGCGTCGCGGAAATACCGCCTGCCGCTGGCCTTTGAGGCGGCGGCGGACGACCAGTTCAGCGCCGCGCTGGCCGGGCTGATCGGCCTCGGCACGCCCTATCTCGACGATCGCCTGGCGGTGCCGGACGATGTCCTGCTGCATCACGCCGGCCTGCTGTCGCGCCGGCAGATGCCCCTGGTCGCCCTGGCGGCCATGCTCGGCAATGTCTTCGGGACCGAGATCGAGATCATTCCCTTCATCCGCAACATCATCCCCATTCCGCCCGCGGAACAGAGCCGCCTGCCCGATACCGCCTTTCCGGACGGGCGCTTCTGCCGGCTGGGCGTCGATGCGGTCGCCGGCGCGCGGGTGGTCGACGTCCAGGGCCGCTTCCGCATCCGCATCGGCCCGCTCGACTATGCCGGCTTCCGCAGCTGGCTGCCCGACCAGCCGAAGGTGAAGGCCCTGGCGGACCTGACCCGGATCGCCGTCGGCCCCGATTTCGGCTTCGAGCTGCAACTCTCGCTGCGGCGCGACCAGGTGCCGGCGCCCCGCCTCGGCGGCGACGGCACGACCCAAAGCCACCTCGGTTGGAACCTGTGGATGTCCGACCGGCCCTTCGACCACGATCCCGACGACGCGATCTTCGATCTCGACGCGGTGTAA
- the tssE gene encoding type VI secretion system baseplate subunit TssE: MSVNIYGDQPLSTSLLDRLVDAGGGDGQPRSRGASLRDLKQAIRRDLETLLNARQRCRSWSSDLTELDTSLVNFGIPDFTAGSFESHHRLESLRRAIEISIRRFEPRFESVYVEITDQEAVDRSFHIRISAMMHAEPEPEQIVLDSLLESSTRTFEVVENAHD, translated from the coding sequence TTGAGCGTCAACATCTATGGCGATCAGCCGCTGTCGACCTCGCTGCTCGACCGGCTGGTCGATGCCGGCGGCGGCGACGGCCAGCCCCGGTCGCGCGGCGCCTCGCTGCGCGACCTGAAGCAGGCGATCCGCCGCGACCTCGAGACCCTGCTGAACGCGCGCCAGCGCTGCCGGTCGTGGAGCAGCGACCTGACGGAACTCGACACGTCCCTGGTCAATTTCGGCATTCCCGATTTCACCGCCGGCTCGTTCGAATCCCACCACCGGCTGGAAAGCCTGCGCCGGGCGATCGAGATCTCGATCCGCCGCTTCGAACCGCGCTTCGAAAGCGTCTATGTCGAGATCACCGACCAGGAGGCGGTCGACCGCAGCTTCCACATCCGCATCAGCGCCATGATGCACGCGGAGCCGGAGCCGGAACAGATCGTGCTCGACAGCCTGCTCGAATCCTCCACCCGCACGTTCGAGGTGGTCGAGAACGCGCATGACTGA
- the tssC gene encoding type VI secretion system contractile sheath large subunit — translation MADVQTQGAAQGATTEEFNILDQAINATKQTERSEAQELIRNLTEQALKGTVTFSKNLTITFNEAIRRLDEQLSAQLAEIMHNPDFLKLEGSWRGLHYLINNSETGTSLKIRMLNATKRELYKDLTKAVEFDQSGLFKKIYENEFGTPGGEPYGLLMGDYEFSSHPEDIELLSLVSNVSAAAFAPFVSAASPKMFGFESYQELSKPRDLEKIFDTTEYAKWRSFRDSEDSRFVSLVLPRVLARLPYGATTKTIDEFSYEEAPFDARGNAKAMDHEKYCWMNAAYTMAARMTNAFAQYGFCTMIRGAEGGGKVEGLPTHNVISDDGDPDTKCPTEIAIHDRREAELSKCGFLPLSHYKGTDYAVFFGAQSTQRPKKYDKPDGTANAAIMARLPYTMATCRFAHFLKVMARDKIGSFMEASDVESWLNRWINQYTNSSEGATPEAKARFPLREATVKVAEIAGKPGSYNAVAYLRPWLQMEELTTSMRMVARIPQLGN, via the coding sequence ATGGCTGACGTTCAGACACAAGGTGCCGCCCAGGGCGCGACGACCGAGGAATTCAACATCCTCGATCAGGCGATCAACGCCACCAAGCAGACCGAGCGCTCCGAGGCCCAGGAACTGATCCGGAACCTGACCGAACAGGCGCTGAAGGGCACCGTCACCTTCTCGAAGAACCTGACGATCACCTTCAACGAGGCCATCCGCCGCCTCGACGAGCAGCTTTCGGCCCAATTGGCCGAGATCATGCACAACCCGGACTTCCTGAAGCTGGAAGGCTCGTGGCGCGGGCTGCACTACCTGATCAACAATTCCGAGACCGGGACCTCGCTGAAGATCCGCATGCTCAATGCGACCAAGCGGGAACTCTACAAGGACCTGACCAAGGCGGTCGAATTCGACCAGTCCGGTCTCTTCAAGAAGATCTACGAGAACGAATTCGGCACCCCCGGCGGCGAGCCCTACGGCCTCCTTATGGGCGACTACGAATTCAGCAGCCACCCCGAGGATATCGAGCTGCTGTCGCTCGTCTCCAACGTCTCGGCGGCCGCCTTCGCGCCCTTCGTCTCCGCGGCCAGCCCGAAGATGTTCGGCTTCGAAAGCTACCAGGAACTGTCGAAGCCCCGCGACCTCGAGAAGATCTTCGATACCACGGAATACGCCAAGTGGCGTTCCTTCCGCGACTCCGAGGACAGCCGCTTCGTCTCGCTCGTGCTGCCCCGCGTGCTCGCCCGCCTGCCTTACGGCGCGACCACCAAGACGATCGACGAATTCTCGTATGAGGAAGCGCCGTTCGACGCCCGCGGCAACGCCAAGGCGATGGACCACGAGAAATACTGCTGGATGAACGCGGCCTATACCATGGCCGCGCGCATGACCAATGCCTTCGCGCAATACGGCTTCTGCACCATGATCCGCGGTGCCGAAGGCGGCGGCAAGGTCGAAGGCCTGCCGACCCACAACGTCATCTCGGACGACGGCGATCCGGACACCAAGTGCCCGACCGAAATCGCCATCCACGACCGCCGCGAAGCGGAACTGTCGAAGTGCGGCTTCCTGCCCCTCAGCCATTACAAGGGCACGGACTACGCCGTGTTCTTCGGCGCCCAGTCGACCCAGCGCCCGAAGAAATACGACAAGCCGGACGGCACCGCCAATGCGGCGATCATGGCCCGCCTGCCCTACACGATGGCGACCTGCCGCTTCGCCCACTTCCTGAAGGTGATGGCGCGCGACAAGATCGGTTCCTTCATGGAAGCGAGCGACGTCGAGTCCTGGCTGAACCGCTGGATCAACCAGTACACCAACTCGTCGGAAGGTGCGACGCCGGAGGCGAAGGCCCGCTTCCCCTTGCGCGAAGCGACGGTGAAGGTGGCGGAAATCGCCGGCAAGCCCGGCTCCTACAATGCCGTCGCCTACCTCCGCCCGTGGCTGCAGATGGAAGAGCTGACCACCTCGATGCGCATGGTCGCGCGCATCCCGCAGCTCGGCAACTGA
- a CDS encoding type VI secretion system accessory protein TagJ, with amino-acid sequence MASTRTEAQAAFEEGNIEAAVAAQLAIVKAKPAELGERAFLAELLCFAGDFARADKQLDVLTTQDPKAALPLALFRQIIRAETARQEVWTAGRVPEFLGPPPAHLSARLRALAELRAGDNAAAAASLAEAEAETPQVTGEHDGAGFADWRDLDDVLGGTLEVLTSTGKHFWVPIERVIQIDFHAPERARDLLFRRALLSVKDGPEGEVFIPTLYVPPAGAELSPDLRLARASDWTGGDGVPVRGIGQRTFLIGDDALGLLDLGSIALAAQPAVEEAAS; translated from the coding sequence ATGGCCAGCACCAGGACCGAGGCCCAGGCCGCCTTCGAGGAGGGCAACATCGAGGCGGCGGTCGCCGCCCAGCTGGCGATCGTGAAAGCGAAGCCGGCGGAACTGGGCGAGCGCGCCTTCCTGGCCGAGCTGCTGTGCTTTGCCGGCGATTTCGCCCGCGCCGACAAGCAGCTGGACGTGCTGACCACCCAGGACCCGAAGGCCGCCCTGCCGCTGGCCCTGTTCCGCCAGATCATCCGCGCCGAAACCGCGCGCCAGGAAGTATGGACCGCCGGGCGCGTGCCGGAATTCCTGGGCCCGCCGCCCGCCCATCTGTCGGCCCGGCTGCGGGCGCTGGCCGAACTCCGCGCCGGCGACAATGCCGCCGCCGCCGCCAGCCTGGCCGAGGCCGAGGCAGAAACGCCCCAGGTCACGGGCGAGCATGACGGCGCCGGCTTCGCCGACTGGCGCGACCTCGACGATGTGCTGGGCGGCACGCTCGAAGTGCTGACCTCGACCGGCAAGCATTTCTGGGTGCCGATCGAGCGGGTGATCCAGATCGATTTTCATGCCCCCGAACGGGCCCGCGACCTGCTGTTCCGCCGTGCCCTGCTCTCGGTCAAGGACGGGCCCGAGGGCGAGGTCTTCATCCCCACCCTCTATGTCCCGCCGGCCGGCGCCGAGCTTTCGCCGGATCTCCGCCTCGCCCGGGCCAGCGACTGGACGGGCGGCGACGGCGTGCCGGTGCGCGGCATCGGCCAGCGCACCTTCCTGATCGGCGACGACGCGCTCGGCCTGCTCGACCTCGGCAGCATCGCCCTGGCCGCCCAGCCGGCGGTCGAAGAGGCGGCGTCTTGA
- the tssA gene encoding type VI secretion system protein TssA produces MEGLPDLAALLAAIEGDLPSGVDLRLDESPTAAIRNLRDARKTATQTERRRDSSEDPSSEESADAQWALIANQAPDLIASRSKDLELAAWLTEALLRAHKEAPLAGLAFGFRLMAGLIENFWPETFPPPEDGDEYEKVRAIAQLSGESAEGTLFAPLRRLMVTRSGAGESYALWQYENAFALAQRPAEQRERRIAEGALTVETIEESANASPGWFYVQLRDQLTECLAALADLDRIATEKCGSYAPSVGRIREFLDEFLSTVKRLGRRVMPAETVEGGAAGEGAVDLGLVEGGGGGPAAGGGGGSFSLSSGNAAENREAALRALQQIADFFRRTEPHSLLSYTLEDAVRRARMSLPELMAELIGDDAVRQQFFANAGYKLPPAADSSGY; encoded by the coding sequence ATGGAAGGCTTGCCCGATCTGGCAGCCCTGCTTGCGGCAATCGAGGGGGATTTGCCGTCCGGTGTCGATCTGCGACTCGACGAGTCGCCGACCGCTGCCATTCGCAACCTGCGCGATGCGCGCAAGACCGCCACGCAGACGGAACGACGACGCGACTCGTCCGAGGACCCGTCTAGCGAGGAAAGCGCCGATGCGCAATGGGCGCTGATCGCGAATCAGGCCCCGGACCTGATCGCCTCCCGCTCCAAGGACCTCGAACTCGCCGCCTGGCTGACCGAGGCCCTGCTCCGCGCCCACAAGGAGGCGCCGCTGGCCGGCCTCGCCTTCGGCTTCCGCCTGATGGCGGGGCTGATCGAGAATTTCTGGCCGGAGACCTTCCCGCCGCCCGAGGACGGCGACGAATACGAAAAGGTCCGCGCCATCGCGCAACTGAGCGGTGAATCGGCCGAAGGCACCCTGTTCGCGCCCCTGCGCCGCCTGATGGTGACCCGTTCGGGCGCGGGCGAGAGCTATGCGCTGTGGCAATATGAAAATGCGTTCGCCCTGGCGCAGCGCCCCGCCGAGCAGCGCGAGCGCCGCATCGCCGAAGGCGCGCTGACCGTCGAGACGATCGAGGAAAGCGCCAACGCCTCGCCCGGCTGGTTCTATGTGCAATTGCGCGACCAGCTGACGGAATGCCTCGCGGCCCTTGCCGATCTCGACCGGATCGCGACAGAGAAATGCGGCTCCTACGCGCCGTCGGTCGGCCGCATCCGCGAATTCCTCGATGAATTCCTGTCGACGGTGAAGCGTCTCGGCCGCAGAGTGATGCCGGCCGAAACGGTCGAGGGCGGCGCGGCCGGCGAAGGCGCCGTCGATCTCGGCCTGGTCGAGGGCGGCGGCGGCGGCCCGGCGGCCGGCGGGGGCGGCGGCAGCTTCTCGCTGTCGTCGGGCAATGCGGCCGAGAACCGCGAGGCGGCGCTCCGCGCCCTCCAGCAGATCGCCGATTTCTTCCGCCGGACCGAGCCGCATTCGCTGCTGTCCTATACGCTCGAGGATGCGGTGCGCCGGGCGCGCATGAGCCTGCCCGAACTGATGGCCGAACTGATCGGCGACGACGCGGTGCGCCAGCAGTTCTTCGCCAATGCCGGTTACAAGCTGCCGCCGGCGGCGGACAGCAGCGGCTACTGA
- the tssB gene encoding type VI secretion system contractile sheath small subunit produces MASINDKLERVRKPRVHIKYEVETGGAQVERELPFVVGVMGDFSGNPEKPLAPLSERKFVTIDRDNFSQVMSRVAPALTLKVDNKLADDGSQMSVQLKFNSMESFEPGSIVDQVPALKALLETRNKLRDLMAKVDRSEELEGLLERVLQNEAELGALSQQLGTEKGE; encoded by the coding sequence ATGGCAAGCATCAATGACAAGCTCGAAAGGGTGCGCAAGCCGCGCGTCCACATTAAGTACGAAGTCGAAACCGGCGGCGCCCAGGTGGAGCGCGAGCTGCCCTTCGTGGTCGGCGTCATGGGCGATTTCTCCGGCAACCCGGAAAAGCCCCTCGCCCCCCTGTCGGAGCGGAAGTTCGTCACGATCGACCGCGACAACTTCAGCCAGGTGATGTCGCGCGTCGCGCCCGCCCTGACCCTGAAGGTCGACAACAAGCTGGCCGACGACGGCAGCCAGATGTCGGTCCAGCTGAAGTTCAACTCGATGGAGAGCTTCGAGCCCGGCTCGATCGTCGATCAGGTTCCGGCCCTCAAGGCCCTGCTCGAGACCCGCAACAAGCTGCGCGACCTGATGGCCAAGGTCGACCGTTCGGAAGAGCTGGAAGGCCTGCTCGAACGCGTGCTCCAGAACGAAGCCGAACTGGGCGCCCTGTCGCAGCAGCTCGGCACCGAAAAAGGGGAATGA
- a CDS encoding class I SAM-dependent methyltransferase → MSDWSGGYVTDVEYVTACYPEQAPIHLDLMALLAGVEAPNARGRAQYCELGAGQGLTAILIAATNPEIDVHAIDFMPAQVARAQALADQLEIGNVQFHEASFIDMAEGRGPALPRFHYVTMHGVYSWVSRENQRAIVKFLADRLEPGGLVYTSYNALPGWSEGIPVQRLLFDVGSHRAGNPAERVGAGFDLMEKLLKSGAIHLTSNQLVKELLEVEGRNPTYLAHEYMNQYWKPLFFADVARDFAEAKLEYAGPARPLELFDQFMISDEQQALIARFPDPILAETLRDYCRPRTFRADIHVKGARRMSGAERDARLAAVPLTLCKSPLDFAYQLETPTGVATLAEETYRPLVEALAERGPTTIGELLTDPAYKGRRPTSVTEVVGMLMASRAVSAAVPVEDPALTAHCRQINRYVAHRMAQLQTRSGVPLAAPALRNARHLEQIDVVATYLINQQPGIGDEALAARILAFAAPDDAPPPPAEERDRLRAVVAGRRGIWRYLGLID, encoded by the coding sequence ATGTCAGACTGGTCCGGCGGCTATGTGACGGATGTCGAATATGTCACCGCCTGCTATCCCGAGCAGGCGCCGATCCATCTCGACCTGATGGCCCTGCTGGCCGGGGTCGAGGCGCCCAACGCCCGCGGCCGGGCGCAATATTGCGAATTGGGCGCGGGCCAGGGCCTGACCGCGATCCTGATCGCGGCCACCAACCCGGAGATCGACGTCCACGCCATCGATTTCATGCCGGCCCAGGTGGCCCGGGCCCAGGCCCTGGCCGACCAGCTCGAGATCGGCAACGTGCAGTTCCACGAGGCCAGCTTCATCGACATGGCCGAGGGGCGGGGGCCGGCCCTGCCGCGCTTCCACTACGTCACCATGCACGGCGTCTACAGCTGGGTCAGCCGCGAGAACCAGCGCGCCATCGTGAAGTTCCTGGCCGACCGGCTGGAACCCGGCGGCCTGGTCTATACCAGTTACAACGCCCTGCCCGGCTGGAGCGAGGGCATCCCGGTGCAGCGCCTCCTGTTCGATGTCGGCAGCCATCGGGCGGGCAACCCGGCCGAGCGGGTGGGCGCCGGCTTCGACCTGATGGAAAAACTGCTGAAGAGCGGCGCCATCCATCTGACCAGCAACCAGCTGGTCAAGGAATTGCTGGAGGTCGAGGGACGCAACCCGACCTATCTTGCCCATGAATACATGAACCAATACTGGAAGCCGCTGTTCTTCGCCGATGTCGCCCGGGACTTCGCGGAGGCCAAGCTCGAATACGCGGGCCCGGCCCGGCCGCTCGAACTGTTCGACCAGTTCATGATCTCGGACGAGCAGCAGGCCCTGATCGCGCGTTTCCCGGATCCGATCCTGGCCGAAACCCTGCGCGACTATTGCCGCCCGCGCACCTTCAGGGCCGATATCCATGTGAAGGGCGCCCGGCGGATGTCCGGCGCGGAACGGGATGCCCGGCTGGCCGCGGTGCCCTTGACCCTGTGCAAAAGCCCCCTGGATTTCGCCTATCAGCTGGAAACGCCGACCGGCGTCGCCACCCTGGCGGAGGAAACCTACCGGCCGCTGGTCGAAGCCCTGGCGGAACGGGGGCCGACCACCATCGGCGAACTCCTGACCGATCCCGCCTACAAGGGCCGGCGGCCGACCTCGGTGACCGAGGTCGTGGGCATGCTGATGGCCAGCCGGGCGGTGAGCGCCGCCGTGCCGGTGGAAGACCCGGCCCTGACGGCGCATTGCCGCCAGATCAACCGCTATGTCGCCCACCGGATGGCGCAGTTGCAGACCCGCAGCGGCGTTCCCCTGGCGGCGCCGGCCCTGCGCAATGCCCGCCACCTGGAACAGATCGACGTCGTCGCCACCTATCTGATCAACCAGCAGCCGGGGATCGGGGACGAGGCCCTGGCCGCCCGCATCCTCGCCTTCGCCGCCCCGGACGACGCCCCGCCGCCGCCGGCGGAGGAGCGCGACAGGCTGCGCGCCGTCGTCGCCGGCCGACGCGGGATCTGGCGCTACCTGGGCCTTATCGACTAG
- the tssC gene encoding type VI secretion system contractile sheath large subunit, whose amino-acid sequence MSQPPDSSLRDIVLGAGAGAAAGPWFGQGGGHDARRLADWLVAGEAGGLLADWLGLDALAGLLAGGGRRLRAALDRDIAAIDRLIGLMVDEILHHPAFQKLEALWCGTAYVVDNAARAKEVKIRILNVRWSEITRDADQALDFDQSRLFDRVYTEEFGTPGGEPFGLMVVDHPISHRPQPGQSTDDISTLRSLSAVAAASFCPFIFSASPTLFGVDSFRELGMATDLATGFNQPEYTRWRSLRETEDARFLGIAVPRILMRAPYADDGSRNDGFRYAESTRQLDGSGHLWGGAGFAFAAVVIRAYANYNWFGDIRGADRDGDVGGLLTDLRIESFATDRKGLVPKPSMDVAIGDIMERELAELGFIPLKRAVYTPFSVFQSNQSAQKPKVYRDVVNATNARLSAMIQSMLCTGRFAHYLKVICRDKVGGFMTAGECETYLTHWLSRYTTATTDLPPDTRARYPLRESRVEVTERPSKPGEYHCTIHLRPHFQLDEVNSAFRLVTTITSGQAA is encoded by the coding sequence ATGTCTCAGCCGCCGGATTCCAGCCTGCGCGACATCGTGCTGGGCGCCGGCGCCGGGGCTGCGGCCGGACCATGGTTCGGGCAGGGCGGCGGGCACGATGCCCGCCGCCTCGCCGACTGGCTGGTGGCGGGCGAGGCCGGCGGCCTTCTCGCCGACTGGCTGGGGCTCGATGCCCTGGCCGGATTGCTTGCCGGCGGCGGCCGGCGCCTGCGCGCGGCGCTGGACCGCGACATCGCCGCGATCGACCGCCTCATCGGCCTGATGGTCGATGAAATCCTGCATCACCCGGCGTTCCAGAAGCTGGAAGCGCTGTGGTGCGGCACGGCCTATGTCGTCGACAATGCGGCCCGGGCCAAGGAAGTGAAGATCCGCATCCTGAACGTCCGCTGGAGCGAGATCACCCGCGACGCCGACCAGGCCCTCGACTTCGACCAGAGCCGGCTGTTCGACCGGGTCTATACCGAGGAATTCGGCACCCCGGGGGGCGAGCCTTTCGGCCTGATGGTGGTCGACCACCCGATTTCCCACCGCCCCCAGCCGGGCCAGTCGACCGACGACATCTCGACCTTGCGCAGCCTGTCGGCGGTCGCCGCCGCCTCGTTCTGCCCTTTCATCTTTTCCGCCTCGCCGACCCTTTTCGGCGTCGACAGTTTCCGCGAGCTGGGCATGGCGACCGACCTCGCCACCGGCTTCAACCAGCCGGAATATACCCGCTGGCGGTCGCTGCGCGAGACCGAGGACGCCCGCTTCCTCGGCATCGCCGTGCCGCGCATCCTGATGCGCGCGCCCTATGCCGACGACGGCTCGCGTAATGACGGCTTCCGTTACGCCGAAAGCACCCGCCAGCTGGACGGCAGCGGCCATCTCTGGGGCGGGGCCGGCTTCGCCTTCGCGGCGGTGGTGATCCGTGCCTATGCCAATTACAACTGGTTCGGCGACATCAGGGGCGCCGACCGCGACGGCGACGTCGGCGGCCTGCTCACCGACCTCAGGATCGAGAGTTTCGCCACCGACCGCAAGGGCCTGGTGCCCAAGCCGTCGATGGATGTCGCGATCGGCGACATCATGGAACGCGAACTGGCCGAACTCGGCTTCATTCCGCTGAAGCGCGCGGTCTATACGCCGTTCTCGGTGTTCCAGTCCAACCAGTCGGCGCAGAAGCCCAAGGTCTATCGCGACGTGGTGAACGCCACCAATGCCCGGCTTTCGGCCATGATCCAGTCGATGCTGTGCACCGGCCGCTTCGCCCACTACCTGAAGGTGATCTGCCGCGACAAGGTGGGCGGCTTCATGACCGCGGGCGAATGCGAGACCTATCTCACCCATTGGCTCAGCCGCTACACCACCGCGACCACCGACCTGCCCCCGGACACGCGGGCGCGCTACCCTTTGCGCGAAAGCCGGGTCGAGGTCACCGAGCGCCCGTCGAAACCGGGCGAGTATCACTGCACCATTCACCTCCGCCCCCATTTCCAGCTGGACGAAGTCAATTCCGCCTTCCGGCTGGTCACCACCATCACCTCGGGCCAGGCGGCCTGA